In one window of Thermodesulfobacteriota bacterium DNA:
- a CDS encoding succinate dehydrogenase/fumarate reductase iron-sulfur subunit produces MEIKFSIRRHDPMDRESPGPYYREYVVDAAEGMTVLEALLKISEEEDPTLAFRRSCRSAICGSCAMTVNGFARLTCNLQVIPEYEKMGAMRIEPLANHRVVKDLVVDMAPFWEKMEKAAPFLMPAGGSETSPVTIEDQARIDESQRCIMCGCCNAECNSLEIDERFIAPAASAKAWRFVGDVREGHQAKRLERLSEEHGIWDCVRCIHCTQYCPKDVKPLKQIESLRSAAMKAGVLDNPGARHVEAMADSVERFGRLDEAAMTFKTLGFLRSLGMIPLGLKLERHGKMPRPYLFPQIMEIDEVRAIYDEIEKKSGLKPKKEE; encoded by the coding sequence ATGGAAATAAAATTCAGCATAAGGCGGCACGACCCCATGGACAGGGAGAGCCCGGGGCCGTACTACCGTGAATATGTTGTCGATGCCGCAGAGGGCATGACCGTCCTTGAGGCGCTCCTTAAGATCTCCGAGGAGGAGGACCCCACGCTCGCCTTCAGGAGGTCGTGCCGCTCGGCCATATGCGGCTCCTGCGCCATGACGGTGAACGGGTTCGCAAGGCTCACGTGCAACCTGCAGGTTATACCCGAGTACGAGAAGATGGGCGCGATGAGAATAGAGCCCCTCGCGAACCACAGGGTCGTAAAGGACCTCGTGGTGGACATGGCCCCTTTCTGGGAGAAGATGGAGAAGGCCGCTCCGTTCCTCATGCCCGCCGGAGGCAGCGAAACAAGCCCGGTCACCATAGAGGACCAGGCACGGATAGACGAGAGCCAGAGGTGCATAATGTGCGGCTGCTGCAACGCCGAGTGCAACTCGCTCGAGATAGACGAGCGCTTTATCGCTCCAGCCGCCTCCGCAAAGGCGTGGAGGTTTGTGGGCGACGTGCGGGAAGGGCACCAGGCCAAAAGGCTTGAGAGGCTCTCCGAGGAGCACGGCATATGGGACTGCGTCCGCTGCATACATTGCACGCAGTACTGCCCCAAGGACGTAAAGCCGCTTAAGCAGATAGAGAGCCTCCGCTCGGCCGCGATGAAAGCGGGCGTCCTCGACAACCCCGGGGCCAGGCACGTCGAGGCGATGGCCGATTCGGTAGAGAGGTTCGGAAGGCTCGACGAGGCCGCCATGACATTCAAGACGCTGGGCTTCCTCCGCTCCCTCGGCATGATACCGCTCGGGCTCAAGCTTGAGAGGCACGGCAAGATGCCACGCCCGTACCTCTTCCCGCAGATAATGGAGATAGACGAGGTCAGGGCCATCTACGACGAGATTGAGAAGAAGTCAGGACTAAAGCCGAAGAAGGAGGAGTAG
- a CDS encoding 2-oxoacid:ferredoxin oxidoreductase subunit beta encodes MSTIAEKKEKVSVPFDYNKYLRPNKLPHIWCPGCGHGIVLKAMLRAIDRAGLEKDNICMVSGIGCSSRTPGYVDFNTLHTLHGRAMAFATGVKLAKPEMKVIVITGDGDALAIGGNHFIHACRRNIDMTVLVMTNSTYGMTGGQYSPTTPLDAIATTSRYGNIEPPFDACEMARASGATFVARGTAYHTIELEKTIHDALVHKGTSVIDVIDACPTYFGRANKYKSATHMMEEIEKDGTVNVKQAEKLTPEQRKGKVLRGVLHKVERPEYCEQYENLIMQKATSKK; translated from the coding sequence ATGTCAACTATAGCGGAAAAGAAGGAAAAGGTAAGCGTCCCCTTCGATTATAATAAATATCTCAGGCCCAATAAGCTCCCGCACATCTGGTGCCCGGGCTGCGGCCACGGGATAGTGCTGAAGGCAATGCTAAGGGCCATAGACAGGGCCGGGCTCGAAAAGGACAACATCTGCATGGTCTCGGGGATCGGCTGCTCGTCGAGGACACCGGGCTACGTGGACTTCAATACCCTCCATACGCTCCACGGGAGGGCGATGGCCTTCGCTACCGGCGTAAAGCTCGCGAAGCCGGAGATGAAGGTGATAGTCATAACCGGCGACGGGGACGCCCTCGCGATAGGCGGGAACCATTTCATACACGCCTGCAGGCGCAATATAGACATGACGGTGCTTGTCATGACCAACTCGACCTACGGCATGACGGGCGGGCAGTATTCGCCGACGACGCCCCTCGATGCCATCGCCACGACCAGCCGCTACGGCAACATCGAGCCTCCGTTCGACGCGTGCGAGATGGCCAGGGCGTCGGGCGCGACCTTCGTCGCCAGGGGCACGGCCTACCATACGATAGAGCTCGAAAAGACTATACACGACGCGCTGGTCCACAAGGGCACCTCGGTCATAGACGTCATCGACGCCTGCCCGACCTATTTCGGCAGGGCCAACAAGTACAAGAGCGCGACCCACATGATGGAGGAGATCGAGAAGGACGGCACCGTGAACGTCAAGCAGGCAGAGAAGCTTACGCCCGAGCAGAGGAAGGGCAAGGTGCTCCGCGGTGTGCTCCACAAGGTCGAGCGGCCCGAGTACTGCGAGCAATACGAGAACCTCATAATGCAGAAGGCTACGTCGAAAAAATAG
- a CDS encoding 2-oxoacid:acceptor oxidoreductase subunit alpha codes for MAQKKKRLLQGNEACVEGAIYAGCKFYAGYPITPSTEVAEGMSVRLPRVGGKFIQMEDEIGGIAAAIGGSLAGLKSMTATSGPGLSLKQECIGYACIAEVPLVIVDVMRGGPATGYPTGPSQSDIMAAKWGTHGDHPVIAVTPSSVPEILTETVRAFNLAEQYRTPVMVLYDEIVGHMREPITIPEPGELEVVDREKVTCKPEEYFPYDDRHLVAPLAPFGSGYRFHVTGLNHKQDGFPTNDSKVIDRNNRRIIEKIETNKERIWKNEETALDDAEVAIFTIGSTARSARFAVNELRKSGLKVGLLRPLTIWPFPDAAVAALSKRVNAIIVPEMNLGQMVHEVERCAKGNCEVEGITRVDGEPITPAQIMHAVRRFL; via the coding sequence ATGGCTCAGAAAAAGAAGAGGCTCCTCCAGGGCAACGAGGCGTGCGTCGAGGGCGCCATATACGCCGGCTGCAAGTTCTACGCCGGCTATCCCATAACCCCCTCGACCGAGGTCGCGGAGGGCATGTCCGTGAGGCTCCCGAGGGTCGGGGGCAAGTTCATACAGATGGAAGACGAGATAGGCGGGATCGCCGCGGCCATAGGCGGCTCGCTTGCGGGCTTGAAATCCATGACCGCGACCTCGGGCCCGGGCCTTTCGCTCAAGCAGGAGTGCATCGGTTATGCCTGCATCGCCGAGGTGCCGCTCGTCATCGTGGACGTCATGAGGGGCGGCCCGGCCACGGGCTATCCCACCGGCCCGTCCCAGTCCGACATAATGGCCGCAAAGTGGGGCACCCACGGCGACCACCCCGTGATAGCGGTGACCCCGTCGTCGGTCCCCGAGATACTCACCGAGACGGTCCGGGCCTTCAACCTGGCCGAGCAGTACAGGACGCCCGTGATGGTCCTCTATGACGAGATAGTCGGGCACATGAGGGAGCCCATCACCATACCCGAGCCGGGCGAGCTCGAGGTAGTGGACAGGGAAAAGGTCACGTGCAAGCCCGAGGAATACTTCCCCTACGACGACCGTCATCTCGTGGCGCCGCTTGCGCCGTTCGGGTCGGGGTACAGGTTCCACGTGACGGGCTTGAACCACAAGCAGGACGGCTTCCCCACGAACGATTCCAAGGTGATAGACCGGAACAACAGGCGCATCATCGAAAAGATAGAGACGAACAAGGAGCGCATCTGGAAGAACGAGGAGACGGCGCTCGACGACGCGGAGGTCGCCATCTTCACCATCGGCTCGACCGCCCGCTCGGCCCGGTTCGCCGTAAACGAGCTCAGGAAATCGGGGCTCAAGGTGGGGCTTCTCCGCCCGCTCACCATATGGCCCTTCCCGGACGCGGCAGTGGCAGCGCTCTCCAAGAGGGTGAACGCCATAATCGTCCCGGAGATGAACCTCGGCCAGATGGTGCACGAGGTCGAGAGGTGCGCCAAGGGGAACTGCGAGGTGGAGGGCATAACCAGGGTGGATGGAGAGCCCATTACCCCGGCGCAGATAATGCACGCCGTGAGGAGATTCCTGTAA
- the sucD gene encoding succinate--CoA ligase subunit alpha, whose amino-acid sequence MSILVNKDTKVICQGITGEQGTFHTRQMVAYGTKMVGGVTPGKGGTDVDGIPVFDTVHEAVRKTGANASVIYVPAGFAADAIMEAVDAGIGLVVCITEGIPVLDMVKVRRFMQGKASRLVGPNCPGVITPGECKIGIMPGHIHKAGSVGVVSRSGTLTYEAVDQLTRLGLGQSTCVGIGGDPVNGTNFIDVLELFEKDPGTNAIVMIGEIGGTAEEEAAEFIRKNVKKPVVGYIAGATAPKGKRMGHAGAIISGGKGTAEEKFEAMERAGIRITRSTAEIGRSMLEVLQKV is encoded by the coding sequence ATGAGCATACTCGTTAACAAGGACACAAAGGTGATCTGCCAGGGCATAACCGGCGAGCAGGGCACCTTCCATACCCGGCAGATGGTCGCCTACGGCACCAAAATGGTTGGAGGGGTGACCCCCGGCAAGGGCGGCACGGACGTGGACGGCATCCCCGTATTCGACACCGTTCACGAGGCCGTGAGGAAGACCGGGGCGAACGCCTCGGTCATCTACGTGCCCGCTGGCTTCGCGGCCGATGCGATAATGGAGGCGGTGGACGCGGGAATAGGCCTCGTCGTCTGCATAACCGAGGGCATACCGGTCCTCGACATGGTGAAGGTGAGAAGGTTCATGCAGGGGAAGGCCTCGAGGCTCGTGGGCCCCAACTGCCCCGGCGTCATAACCCCGGGCGAGTGCAAGATAGGCATCATGCCCGGCCACATACACAAGGCCGGGAGCGTGGGGGTGGTCTCAAGGAGCGGCACGCTCACATACGAGGCCGTTGACCAGCTGACGAGGCTCGGCCTGGGGCAGTCTACCTGCGTGGGCATCGGCGGCGACCCTGTGAACGGCACGAACTTCATCGACGTCCTCGAGCTATTCGAGAAGGACCCCGGCACGAACGCCATCGTCATGATAGGCGAGATAGGCGGGACCGCCGAGGAGGAGGCAGCCGAGTTCATACGGAAGAACGTCAAGAAGCCCGTCGTCGGCTATATAGCCGGGGCGACCGCGCCCAAGGGGAAGAGGATGGGGCACGCCGGGGCCATAATCTCCGGCGGCAAGGGCACCGCGGAGGAGAAGTTCGAGGCGATGGAGCGCGCCGGGATAAGGATAACCCGGAGCACCGCGGAGATAGGCAGGTCGATGTTGGAAGTGCTGCAGAAAGTGTGA
- a CDS encoding 2-oxoacid:acceptor oxidoreductase family protein, translating into MSDRYEIRLSGSGGQGMILAGIIMAEAAAIYGDKNAVQSQSYGPESRGGASKAEVIISEGPIDYPKATAIDCMLAMTQEACTKYHHDIKDGGILIVDSDNVKTLPSGGFTVHSFPITTIARDELGKIIVANIVSLGAMTGLTSVVKYESVEQAVLARVPAAFVDLNKKALQRGYELTKGLK; encoded by the coding sequence ATGAGCGACAGGTACGAGATAAGGTTGAGCGGCTCCGGCGGCCAGGGCATGATACTGGCAGGCATAATAATGGCCGAGGCCGCCGCCATATACGGCGACAAGAACGCGGTCCAGTCACAGTCATACGGCCCCGAGTCCAGGGGCGGCGCCTCGAAGGCCGAGGTCATAATATCCGAGGGGCCCATAGACTACCCGAAGGCGACCGCAATAGACTGCATGCTCGCCATGACCCAGGAGGCATGCACCAAGTACCACCACGACATCAAGGACGGCGGCATACTCATCGTGGACTCGGACAACGTGAAGACGCTCCCGAGCGGCGGCTTCACGGTGCACAGCTTTCCGATCACCACGATAGCCAGGGACGAGCTCGGGAAGATCATAGTCGCAAATATCGTCTCCCTCGGCGCGATGACCGGCCTTACTAGCGTTGTCAAGTACGAGTCGGTCGAGCAGGCGGTCCTTGCAAGGGTGCCCGCCGCGTTCGTGGACCTCAACAAGAAGGCCCTGCAGCGGGGGTATGAGCTGACAAAGGGCTTGAAATAA
- a CDS encoding FAD-binding protein, with protein MVTHDCVIIGAGLAGMRAAIEAARSGLDTALVTKIYPVRSHSVAAQGGMNSALKETDSWEAHAFDTVKGSDWLGDQDAIEAMCKEGPGDILELEGMGAIFSRDIKGHIAQRPFGGAGYPRTCYLADRTGHALLHVMYEQVLKHGVFIYDEWHVTRLVVEGGKAAGVIAMELDTGKLHRLRSKSVIMATGGYGRVYRTTTNALSSTGDGLGLALDAGLPLMDMEFVQFHPTVLKRTGILMTEGARGEGGFLLNSLGERFMEKYAPKVKELASRDVVSRAEQTEIEEGRGMDGCVLLDLRHLGADTIKAKLSQIRELAMDFAGVDPIEAPVPVKPGAHYSMGGIQADMDGQTGIPGLFAAGECACVSVHGANRLGGNSLLEAVVFGRRAGKKASEHAESAGLAPFPDSALRDAASDVAEILKRENGERVYALRDEMAGVMEEHCGIFRSRERLGKGLDKIRDLKERYGKAALVDKGDRFNAELLHMLELRSMLDASEAILVSALNREESRGSHFRTDFPKRNDAEWLKHTLVVKRGNDFSVGYKDVKITRFKPEERKY; from the coding sequence CTGGTAACCCATGACTGCGTGATAATCGGCGCCGGCCTCGCCGGGATGAGGGCCGCCATAGAGGCTGCCAGAAGCGGGCTCGACACGGCCCTCGTGACCAAGATATATCCGGTGAGGAGCCATTCGGTCGCGGCCCAGGGCGGCATGAACTCGGCCCTCAAGGAGACCGATTCCTGGGAGGCGCACGCCTTCGACACCGTCAAGGGGAGCGACTGGCTCGGCGACCAGGACGCGATAGAGGCCATGTGCAAGGAGGGCCCGGGGGACATACTCGAGCTCGAGGGCATGGGAGCCATATTCAGCCGCGATATCAAAGGCCATATAGCCCAGAGGCCGTTCGGCGGGGCCGGCTATCCGCGGACCTGCTACCTGGCGGACAGGACCGGGCACGCCCTTCTTCATGTCATGTACGAGCAGGTCTTGAAGCACGGGGTCTTCATCTACGACGAATGGCACGTAACAAGGCTCGTCGTCGAGGGCGGCAAGGCCGCCGGGGTGATAGCGATGGAGCTCGATACCGGCAAGCTCCACAGGCTCCGCTCGAAGTCGGTCATAATGGCCACGGGCGGCTACGGCAGGGTCTACAGGACGACAACCAACGCGCTCTCATCCACGGGAGACGGACTAGGGCTCGCGCTTGACGCAGGGCTCCCGCTCATGGACATGGAGTTCGTCCAGTTCCATCCGACGGTCTTGAAGCGCACCGGCATACTCATGACCGAGGGCGCAAGGGGCGAGGGCGGCTTTCTCTTGAACTCGCTCGGCGAGAGGTTCATGGAGAAGTACGCGCCCAAGGTAAAGGAGCTTGCGAGCCGGGACGTCGTAAGCCGCGCCGAGCAGACCGAGATAGAGGAAGGGAGGGGCATGGACGGATGCGTCCTCCTGGATTTGAGGCATCTTGGCGCGGATACGATAAAGGCGAAGCTATCGCAGATAAGGGAGCTCGCGATGGACTTCGCCGGGGTGGACCCGATAGAGGCGCCCGTGCCGGTAAAGCCGGGCGCGCATTACTCGATGGGCGGCATCCAGGCCGACATGGACGGCCAGACCGGAATACCGGGCCTCTTCGCAGCCGGTGAGTGCGCCTGCGTAAGCGTACACGGCGCTAACAGGCTCGGAGGGAACTCGCTCCTCGAAGCCGTGGTCTTCGGCAGGCGCGCCGGAAAAAAGGCCTCCGAGCATGCGGAATCCGCCGGGCTTGCGCCTTTCCCGGATTCGGCCCTGCGCGATGCGGCAAGCGATGTCGCCGAAATACTCAAGAGGGAAAATGGCGAGCGGGTCTACGCGCTAAGGGACGAGATGGCCGGGGTCATGGAGGAGCACTGCGGGATATTCAGGAGCAGGGAAAGGCTCGGGAAAGGGCTCGACAAGATAAGGGACTTGAAGGAGAGGTACGGGAAAGCGGCCCTCGTGGACAAGGGAGACCGCTTCAACGCCGAGCTCCTTCATATGCTGGAGCTCCGGAGTATGCTCGACGCCTCGGAAGCCATCCTGGTGAGCGCGCTCAACAGGGAAGAGTCCAGGGGCTCGCATTTCAGGACGGATTTCCCGAAGAGGAACGACGCGGAGTGGCTCAAGCACACGCTCGTAGTAAAGCGCGGGAATGATTTCAGCGTCGGATACAAGGACGTGAAGATTACCAGGTTTAAGCCGGAGGAGAGAAAGTATTAA
- a CDS encoding 4Fe-4S binding protein produces MTQAAKKLPRIEINEKFCKGCSICVDFCPTDVLELKGPVVAVKNLEACTRCQLCDLRCPDFAIQVFD; encoded by the coding sequence ATGACTCAGGCGGCCAAGAAACTGCCAAGGATCGAGATAAACGAGAAGTTCTGCAAGGGGTGCAGCATCTGCGTGGACTTCTGTCCGACGGACGTGCTGGAGCTCAAGGGGCCTGTAGTGGCCGTGAAAAACCTGGAGGCCTGCACAAGGTGCCAGCTCTGCGACTTGAGGTGTCCGGATTTCGCCATACAGGTCTTCGATTAA
- a CDS encoding CoB--CoM heterodisulfide reductase iron-sulfur subunit B family protein, translating to MAEELKYAYYPGCVSQHMTRETNDATRLIAGKLGIGLYDMPRANCCGAGLLTDYDYKLYLALNARIFAEAEAMEMDIMTICSTCLMVMSAANRDLKRDPRLLEETNQVLAAAGLHYSGKVEVKQLLWVLAGDYGLERLKEQVTRPLGRLKVAPFYGCHSLRPSDALGFDDPEKPWSLEATIRALGAEPVEYRGKTKCCGFQVDLVAEKTATKMTGVRLLDGKRNGADCFVTPCPFCHINLDNYQGLAEKSVDERIDMPVFHLSQLVGLAMGLSPKELGLSRHLVSPERVLK from the coding sequence TTGGCCGAAGAACTGAAATACGCCTATTATCCCGGTTGTGTCTCCCAGCACATGACCAGGGAGACGAACGACGCGACAAGGCTCATCGCCGGCAAGCTCGGCATAGGGCTTTACGACATGCCCAGGGCCAACTGCTGCGGCGCCGGGCTCCTTACCGACTACGATTACAAGCTCTACCTGGCCCTCAATGCCCGCATATTCGCCGAGGCCGAGGCCATGGAGATGGACATAATGACCATATGCTCGACCTGCCTCATGGTCATGAGCGCGGCGAACAGGGACTTGAAGAGGGACCCGCGCCTCCTTGAGGAGACGAACCAGGTGCTCGCAGCCGCCGGGCTCCATTACAGCGGCAAGGTCGAGGTGAAGCAGCTACTATGGGTGCTGGCAGGCGACTATGGCCTGGAAAGGCTTAAAGAGCAGGTCACGAGGCCTTTGGGCCGGCTCAAGGTCGCGCCGTTTTACGGCTGCCACAGCCTGCGTCCTTCCGACGCCCTCGGGTTCGACGACCCTGAGAAGCCCTGGTCGCTCGAGGCCACGATAAGGGCGCTCGGCGCTGAGCCCGTGGAGTACAGGGGCAAGACCAAGTGCTGCGGCTTCCAGGTGGACCTTGTGGCGGAGAAGACCGCCACGAAGATGACGGGCGTCCGCCTCCTCGACGGGAAGAGGAACGGGGCCGACTGCTTCGTAACCCCGTGCCCTTTCTGCCACATAAACCTCGACAATTACCAGGGCCTTGCGGAGAAATCGGTCGATGAAAGGATCGACATGCCGGTCTTCCACCTTTCCCAGCTCGTGGGGCTCGCGATGGGACTGAGCCCGAAGGAGCTTGGTCTTTCCAGGCACCTGGTCTCGCCCGAAAGGGTGCTCAAGTAG